A genomic stretch from Desulfolutivibrio sulfodismutans DSM 3696 includes:
- a CDS encoding peptide transporter codes for MYDDKELQEYRDLLPQPKHFEEGFDWKTIIGAVFIGFLMMPGSMYLQLVIGTGIGPAARWVTIILFAEIAKRAYTELKQQEIFLLYYMAGAAMASPFSGLLWNQYLIQSDAAKMLGLTEFIPAWVAPAVGSESLLQRTFLHRDWLIPILLLVGSQIIQRVDHFGLGYALYRITSDVEKLPFPMAPVGALGTMALAESTEDKKTGWKWRVFSIGGMIGLVFGAVYVLFPVVSGLVFTEPLRLIPIPWADFTRSTEKWLPAVATGIQFDLGLLFTGMVLPFWAVIGGLMGLLITVVANPILFEHGILHRWRYGMGTVDTVFANNFDFYMSFGIGLGLAIGIIGVWQVAKSFGKGSSGVGYRALFITNKARGDINFWVSVAIYVVSTLSYIAMCVWLVPNFPWIFFILYGFIYTPVISYITARMEGIAGQFVSLPLVREASFIAGARFFGYQGIEIWYAPIPIHNYGKATVDFREIELTGTSLRGIIKAEIVVFPVVMVASLFFSQFIWQLAPIPSASYPYAQELWHLQALNTLLMQTSTLEGNSLFFQALSGWYVSAGMFLGLIVYAILSVFGLPVLLVYGIVRGLGQSTPHGLILELLGAMLGRYYFLKRYGAMWRQYAPVLLAGFSCGMGLMGMFSMGATLIMKSLGRLAY; via the coding sequence ATGTACGACGACAAGGAACTGCAAGAATATCGCGATCTTCTTCCGCAGCCCAAGCATTTCGAGGAGGGCTTCGACTGGAAGACCATTATTGGCGCGGTGTTCATCGGCTTTCTGATGATGCCCGGCAGCATGTACCTGCAACTGGTCATCGGCACGGGCATCGGCCCGGCCGCGCGGTGGGTGACCATCATCCTGTTCGCGGAGATCGCCAAGCGGGCCTACACCGAACTCAAGCAGCAGGAAATCTTCCTCCTGTACTACATGGCCGGGGCGGCCATGGCCTCGCCGTTCTCGGGATTGCTCTGGAACCAATACCTTATCCAGTCCGACGCGGCCAAGATGCTGGGGCTGACGGAATTCATCCCCGCCTGGGTGGCCCCGGCCGTGGGCTCCGAATCCCTGTTGCAGCGCACGTTTTTGCACCGCGACTGGCTCATCCCCATCCTGCTTCTGGTGGGTTCCCAGATCATCCAGCGGGTGGACCATTTCGGCCTGGGATACGCCCTGTACCGCATCACCTCCGATGTGGAAAAGCTGCCCTTTCCCATGGCCCCGGTCGGGGCCCTGGGCACCATGGCCCTGGCCGAATCCACCGAGGACAAGAAAACCGGCTGGAAATGGCGGGTCTTTTCCATCGGAGGCATGATCGGACTGGTCTTTGGGGCCGTGTACGTCCTTTTTCCCGTGGTTTCGGGGCTGGTGTTCACCGAGCCCCTCCGCCTCATTCCCATTCCCTGGGCGGACTTCACCCGCAGCACGGAAAAATGGCTTCCGGCCGTGGCCACGGGCATCCAGTTCGATCTGGGGCTGTTGTTTACGGGCATGGTCTTGCCGTTTTGGGCGGTCATCGGTGGTCTGATGGGGCTGCTCATCACCGTGGTGGCCAACCCCATCCTGTTCGAGCACGGCATCCTGCACCGTTGGCGCTACGGCATGGGCACCGTGGACACGGTGTTCGCCAACAACTTCGACTTTTACATGAGTTTTGGCATCGGCCTCGGGCTGGCCATCGGCATCATCGGCGTATGGCAGGTGGCCAAGTCCTTCGGGAAGGGGTCGAGCGGGGTGGGGTATCGGGCGCTGTTCATCACCAACAAGGCCCGGGGGGACATCAATTTCTGGGTATCCGTGGCCATCTACGTGGTGTCCACCCTGTCCTACATCGCCATGTGCGTGTGGCTTGTGCCCAATTTTCCGTGGATCTTTTTCATTTTGTACGGCTTCATCTATACCCCGGTCATTTCCTACATCACCGCGCGCATGGAGGGCATCGCCGGACAGTTCGTGAGCCTGCCCCTGGTTCGGGAGGCCAGCTTCATCGCCGGGGCCAGGTTTTTCGGCTACCAGGGCATCGAGATCTGGTACGCCCCCATCCCCATCCACAACTATGGCAAGGCCACGGTGGATTTCCGGGAGATCGAACTGACCGGCACCAGCCTGCGGGGCATCATCAAGGCCGAGATCGTGGTCTTTCCGGTGGTCATGGTGGCCAGCCTGTTTTTTTCCCAGTTCATCTGGCAACTGGCCCCCATCCCGTCCGCCTCCTATCCCTATGCCCAGGAGTTGTGGCATTTGCAGGCCTTAAACACCCTGCTCATGCAGACCTCCACCCTGGAGGGCAATTCGCTTTTCTTTCAGGCCTTAAGCGGCTGGTACGTCTCGGCCGGGATGTTCCTTGGGCTCATTGTCTATGCCATTTTAAGCGTCTTCGGGCTGCCGGTGCTCCTGGTCTACGGCATCGTGCGGGGCCTGGGGCAGAGCACTCCCCATGGCCTCATCCTCGAACTGTTGGGGGCCATGCTCGGCCGGTATTATTTCCTCAAGCGCTATGGAGCCATGTGGCGGCAGTATGCGCCGGTGCTTTTGGCCGGCTTTTCCTGCGGCATGGGGCTGATGGGCATGTTCTCCATGGGCGCGACGCTGATCATGAAGTCCCTGGGGCGATTGGCCTATTAG
- a CDS encoding DUF6785 family protein gives MIRARSVVLGIVMGLVICAVTPANNMYMAATPLGGGHFPLAPFFILFVATLGAALVSRLFFRKNPVLTGIELLVSWGFMVVVSGVAYTGLARTFFINITAPAHFATVGNRWKDVLAPLVPKDWAPIDPSAVEALYNGLEGGYRLGWLEVLARIPWSAWIVPLAAWGVFILLCYLVMVCLVNLFSRQWVANERMNFPLLRVPTLMTEAYDQGRPFAFFTDRFLMVGLFIPIFLHTINGIGFYDPAVPQFPTLFLLGPYFPQTGFFSGFSKLRIYFYPAFIGFAYLTARQISLSFWVFYLLGGLLFGFFEVIGYQIPSSALGVTFGPTLTRPEETQMIGAYGVFFLFIVWLARQHLFAAARDALTFRRAAAAESEWISAALSFWGVLAGLGLLAAWCVYFGMSLVPAVLLLGIFFVIMLVATRIICQGGLAYFTLTAAPTDGLLAFFGSGFFSNIGLMMAAVMQKVLFVDLRESLMPSLMHFSKITENVRQKRLIMAGLGVALFLSVIVSFTAMLALCHKYGLRDLQVDWETQTTVGVYENVQRLFDAPAGPNEWIIGFALAGAVIMFVLVICYQRFYWWPIHPIGYLTMYSSAMRILWFSFLIGWMCNQLTLRYGGVSLFRRVRMLFVGLIIGDLLMGGIYAVIGIYAGQSYLVLPN, from the coding sequence ATGATCCGGGCGCGAAGCGTGGTTTTGGGCATTGTCATGGGGCTTGTCATCTGCGCCGTGACCCCGGCCAACAACATGTACATGGCGGCCACCCCCCTTGGGGGCGGGCATTTCCCCCTGGCGCCGTTTTTCATCCTGTTTGTGGCCACCCTTGGCGCGGCGTTGGTCTCGCGCCTGTTTTTTCGGAAAAATCCTGTCCTCACGGGCATCGAACTCCTCGTGTCCTGGGGGTTCATGGTCGTGGTCTCCGGCGTGGCCTATACCGGCCTGGCCCGGACGTTTTTCATCAACATCACGGCCCCGGCCCATTTCGCCACGGTGGGCAACCGCTGGAAGGACGTGCTGGCCCCCCTGGTTCCCAAGGACTGGGCGCCCATTGATCCGTCCGCCGTGGAGGCCCTGTACAACGGCCTGGAGGGCGGCTATCGCTTGGGCTGGCTGGAGGTGCTCGCCCGCATCCCCTGGTCGGCGTGGATCGTGCCCCTGGCTGCCTGGGGCGTGTTCATCCTTTTGTGCTACCTGGTCATGGTCTGCCTGGTGAATCTCTTTTCCCGGCAGTGGGTGGCCAACGAACGCATGAATTTCCCGCTTCTGCGCGTGCCCACGCTCATGACCGAGGCCTATGACCAGGGCCGCCCCTTTGCCTTTTTCACCGACCGTTTCCTGATGGTGGGCCTTTTCATCCCGATCTTTCTGCATACGATCAACGGCATCGGCTTTTACGACCCGGCCGTGCCCCAGTTTCCCACCCTGTTTCTTTTGGGGCCCTATTTTCCCCAGACTGGTTTTTTTTCCGGGTTCAGCAAGCTGCGCATCTATTTCTATCCGGCGTTTATCGGCTTCGCCTACCTGACCGCCCGGCAGATTTCCCTAAGCTTCTGGGTGTTTTACCTTCTCGGCGGCCTGTTGTTCGGATTTTTCGAGGTCATCGGCTACCAGATTCCCTCGTCCGCCCTGGGGGTGACCTTCGGCCCGACCCTGACCCGTCCCGAGGAGACCCAGATGATCGGGGCCTACGGGGTGTTTTTCCTGTTCATCGTCTGGCTGGCCCGGCAACACCTGTTCGCCGCCGCCAGGGATGCCCTGACCTTCCGCCGGGCTGCGGCCGCCGAGAGCGAATGGATCTCCGCCGCCCTGTCCTTCTGGGGCGTCCTGGCCGGGCTTGGGCTTTTGGCGGCCTGGTGCGTCTATTTCGGCATGTCGCTTGTCCCGGCGGTGCTGCTTCTGGGCATTTTTTTCGTGATCATGCTGGTGGCCACGCGCATCATCTGCCAGGGCGGTCTGGCCTATTTCACCCTCACCGCCGCGCCCACGGACGGGCTTCTGGCCTTTTTCGGATCGGGGTTTTTCTCCAATATCGGGCTTATGATGGCGGCGGTCATGCAGAAGGTGCTGTTTGTGGATCTGCGTGAATCGCTCATGCCCTCGCTGATGCATTTCTCCAAGATAACCGAAAACGTGCGCCAAAAGCGCCTGATCATGGCCGGACTTGGCGTGGCGCTCTTTCTGTCCGTGATCGTCTCGTTTACGGCCATGCTGGCCTTGTGCCACAAGTACGGCCTGCGCGACCTCCAGGTGGATTGGGAGACCCAGACCACGGTCGGGGTGTACGAGAACGTGCAGCGCCTGTTCGACGCCCCGGCCGGGCCCAACGAATGGATCATCGGGTTCGCCCTGGCAGGGGCGGTGATCATGTTCGTGCTGGTGATCTGCTACCAGCGGTTCTACTGGTGGCCCATCCATCCCATCGGCTACCTGACCATGTACAGTTCGGCCATGCGCATCCTGTGGTTCAGTTTCCTCATCGGCTGGATGTGCAACCAGCTCACCCTGCGCTACGGCGGGGTGTCGCTCTTTCGGCGGGTGCGAATGCTTTTTGTGGGGCTGATCATCGGCGATCTGCTCATGGGCGGCATCTACGCCGTCATCGGCATCTATGCCGGGCAAAGCTATCTGGTGCTGCCGAACTAG
- a CDS encoding FtsX-like permease family protein produces the protein MALYDAKAFFSGRPGRAVIWLLAVLAAWAVLGVPHGVAEAASRRKPERPAPDHARHRVMEHMPAVAGEDFEREIVTALAALGDRRAGTPGGEAAADFVFDFFSSLGIGEVGRHAYQLPFLGHGPTRINLAGTDRFAPLLPTDLNALTPGAVPPEGIGGRAVYGGKGDFASLSGREISGQIVLMELDSGKNWINAAQLGAKALIYIDRGVDGGPSTAGFYRDKFELTPIKFPRFYMRAQEARALFGDFDAPDFAAPEVLLTAAARWEQAIAENIHVFIPGSDPNLAHEVILVEAAYDTGAFVPGRAPGADQAASLAALLRLALELRDAPPARSVLLAATSGQGRDQAGMRELITALRVKGRDLRGVVRELKEGIERDTAAKEALQAALEAEGAGNILVSPAVSQWLITGLKDAVDSLTTRLMRLRLEVEGAQESLETTRLAEERRVLRRLVWLEDFSTVTPEERQVLLGVIPAAMDRLGESIKSAEEQLRCVQSARDLRRQVGDKDILAAVSLYLSSRGNGVGGFCEGFTYELKPEVNISQAYGQIGRFLSDSAATIESEMGLSRTGEPFYRDALRQSRLHPWQSYLVDKPKLGGEVSAIAGILGLTLATVNDSRGLWGTPDDIPEHVDFAFLSRQSRFATRLLADVCSKPFDAGDRRPRNVLASLTGRANFIRQGELFPERPAPGTVFLVYQGKSRFYAMADAKGIFRVNGLSSSKYVLDKAIIEGFRFDPDTGEAVWAVDKKQTGKDAYRVKMSRDAMETDLIMFGCDQSTLFSALDPRTFRYFTKIELLDGRREAPPMRSWFSRLDTLDSTLLTLFLEPGTPYKLILSDTVLARKMILLNASPKDPLGTGYSVDQWPILPVTEMAAARDMWDLLAPRIQNLEEHGIFNERIRELEHAGVAQLKAGEEALAGQSYDAFVSAARSSWALATRVYNDVEKTQKDVLLGVLFYIALFVPFAYCLERVIFCYADIHKRILGFCGILAAVIAVVYHVHPAFRLTYSPLVVILAFFILGLSFGVAMIIFFRFEREMGDLQKRAMHVKTSEIGGLKAFAAAFVIGVSNLRRRKIRTTLTCLTLIILTFTIMSFTAVKSTRQEGAVKYRDDAPYQGALIKNIGWRSLPPEALATVSDMFASGESVLPLSWYELADKTQPGMSELVSSSGRVTAQGVMGLSTQPGEAARMGRILTGGRWFAPGERMAVILPEGLAKRLDVVPLSPGRDMVRLFGMDFRVVGVFGQNALDGATDLDGETLTPVVFPSEAAMEATEAEKEAMDSGEDVRAMQSRYQHVDGDVTVIIPHDVLMGLGGSLKSISVSPPVGVSGGPDGTDGMDARTLASRLAERFGLAIYAGEQNGTFVYHSSDTLSYAGVPNIIIPLIISVCIVLNTMIGSVYERKREIGVYTAVGLAPTHVSFLFIAEALAFAVISAVLGYLLAQTAAGLLSGTSIWAGMTANYSSLAGVAAMLLVIAVVLLSVIYPSKVAGEIAIPDVNRSWTLPEAIDGVISVHLPFLMRIREQEYAGGFLYDYYKSHQDISHGLFSTDDVQFAFECPWDVPDKGPHPGEIDTAFRELRSCFRLTAMVWLAPFDFGIKERVDILFVPDMKNPGFMEIQVTLRRVAGEAGMWKRLNKGFLDNLRKQLLVWRSLDPENQVAYEENIVAGFAEQKARGA, from the coding sequence ATGGCCCTGTACGACGCAAAGGCTTTCTTTTCCGGCAGGCCGGGCCGGGCTGTGATCTGGCTGCTGGCCGTCCTGGCGGCCTGGGCCGTTTTGGGCGTGCCGCACGGCGTCGCCGAGGCCGCCTCGCGGCGCAAGCCGGAAAGGCCTGCCCCGGACCATGCCCGGCATCGGGTCATGGAGCATATGCCCGCCGTCGCCGGGGAGGATTTCGAGCGGGAGATCGTCACCGCCCTGGCGGCGCTGGGGGATCGCCGGGCCGGAACCCCGGGGGGCGAGGCGGCGGCGGATTTCGTTTTCGATTTTTTCTCTTCCCTGGGGATCGGCGAGGTCGGACGCCATGCCTATCAGCTCCCGTTTCTGGGGCACGGCCCGACGCGCATCAATCTGGCCGGGACGGATCGCTTCGCGCCGCTTCTGCCCACGGACCTCAACGCCCTGACCCCGGGGGCCGTGCCCCCTGAAGGGATCGGCGGCCGGGCGGTCTACGGCGGCAAGGGGGACTTCGCCTCCCTGTCCGGCCGGGAAATCTCCGGACAGATCGTGCTCATGGAGCTGGATTCCGGAAAAAACTGGATCAACGCCGCCCAACTCGGGGCCAAGGCCCTGATCTACATTGACCGGGGCGTGGACGGCGGGCCGTCCACAGCCGGGTTTTACCGCGACAAGTTTGAGCTGACGCCCATCAAGTTTCCCCGGTTCTACATGCGCGCGCAGGAGGCCCGGGCCCTTTTCGGCGATTTTGACGCCCCCGATTTCGCCGCGCCGGAAGTGCTCCTGACGGCCGCAGCCCGGTGGGAACAGGCCATCGCCGAGAACATCCATGTGTTTATCCCGGGCAGCGACCCAAACCTCGCCCATGAAGTGATCCTGGTGGAAGCCGCCTACGACACCGGGGCCTTCGTGCCGGGAAGGGCCCCGGGAGCGGATCAGGCCGCCTCCCTGGCCGCGCTTTTGCGACTGGCGTTGGAGCTTCGGGACGCCCCTCCGGCCAGGTCCGTGCTCCTGGCCGCCACCTCGGGGCAGGGCAGGGATCAGGCCGGGATGCGGGAGTTGATCACCGCGCTTCGGGTCAAGGGGCGCGATCTGCGGGGGGTGGTGCGCGAGCTCAAGGAAGGCATCGAGCGCGACACGGCCGCCAAAGAGGCCCTGCAGGCCGCCCTGGAGGCGGAGGGAGCAGGAAATATCCTTGTCTCTCCGGCCGTGAGCCAATGGCTGATCACCGGCCTCAAGGACGCGGTGGATTCCCTGACCACCCGGCTCATGCGCCTGCGCCTGGAGGTCGAGGGGGCCCAGGAAAGCCTGGAAACCACGCGTTTGGCCGAGGAGCGGCGGGTGTTGCGCCGTCTGGTGTGGCTGGAGGATTTTTCCACGGTCACCCCCGAGGAACGCCAGGTGCTCCTTGGGGTCATTCCCGCCGCCATGGACCGCCTGGGCGAGAGCATCAAAAGCGCCGAGGAGCAGTTGCGCTGCGTGCAAAGCGCCCGGGATCTGCGCCGCCAGGTGGGCGACAAGGACATCCTGGCCGCCGTCTCCCTGTACCTGTCCAGCCGGGGCAACGGAGTAGGGGGCTTTTGCGAGGGGTTTACCTACGAACTCAAGCCCGAGGTGAACATCTCCCAGGCCTACGGCCAGATCGGCCGGTTCCTGTCGGATTCGGCGGCCACCATCGAATCCGAAATGGGCCTGTCCCGGACGGGCGAGCCGTTTTACCGCGACGCCCTGCGCCAAAGTCGCCTGCATCCCTGGCAGAGCTATCTGGTGGACAAGCCCAAGCTCGGCGGCGAGGTCAGCGCCATCGCGGGCATCCTGGGTCTGACCCTGGCCACGGTCAACGACTCCCGTGGACTCTGGGGAACCCCCGACGACATCCCGGAACATGTGGATTTCGCCTTTTTATCCCGGCAAAGCCGGTTCGCCACGCGGCTTTTGGCCGACGTGTGCTCCAAGCCCTTCGATGCCGGGGACCGGCGGCCGCGAAACGTGTTGGCGTCGCTCACCGGCCGGGCCAACTTCATCCGCCAGGGAGAGCTTTTTCCCGAACGTCCGGCCCCGGGCACGGTCTTTTTGGTCTACCAGGGCAAGTCCCGGTTCTACGCCATGGCCGACGCCAAGGGCATTTTCCGGGTCAACGGCCTTTCCAGCAGCAAATACGTCCTGGACAAGGCCATCATCGAGGGCTTCCGCTTCGACCCGGACACGGGCGAGGCCGTGTGGGCCGTGGACAAGAAGCAGACCGGAAAGGATGCCTACCGGGTCAAGATGTCCCGGGACGCCATGGAAACCGATCTGATCATGTTCGGCTGCGACCAGAGCACGCTTTTTTCCGCCCTGGACCCGCGCACCTTCCGCTATTTCACCAAGATCGAACTCCTGGACGGTCGGCGCGAGGCCCCGCCCATGCGCTCCTGGTTCAGCCGCCTGGATACGCTCGACTCCACGCTTCTGACCCTGTTTCTGGAGCCCGGGACGCCGTATAAGCTCATCCTGTCGGACACGGTGCTGGCCCGGAAGATGATCCTTTTGAACGCCTCGCCGAAGGATCCCCTGGGCACGGGCTATTCCGTGGACCAATGGCCCATCCTGCCGGTCACGGAGATGGCCGCCGCCCGGGACATGTGGGATCTTCTGGCGCCCCGCATCCAGAATCTGGAGGAGCACGGCATTTTCAACGAGCGCATCCGGGAACTGGAACACGCGGGCGTGGCCCAGCTCAAGGCTGGGGAAGAGGCCCTGGCCGGGCAATCCTATGACGCCTTCGTGTCCGCCGCCCGGTCGAGCTGGGCCCTGGCCACCCGGGTCTACAACGACGTGGAGAAGACCCAGAAAGACGTGTTGCTGGGCGTGTTGTTCTACATCGCCCTGTTTGTGCCCTTCGCCTACTGCCTGGAGCGGGTCATTTTCTGCTACGCCGACATCCACAAGCGGATTCTTGGCTTCTGCGGCATCCTGGCGGCGGTCATCGCCGTGGTCTACCATGTGCATCCGGCCTTTCGCCTGACCTACAGCCCGTTGGTGGTCATTCTGGCCTTTTTCATCCTGGGATTGTCCTTCGGCGTGGCCATGATCATCTTCTTCCGGTTCGAACGGGAAATGGGCGATCTGCAAAAACGGGCCATGCACGTCAAGACCTCGGAGATCGGGGGGCTTAAGGCCTTTGCCGCCGCCTTCGTCATCGGCGTCAGCAACCTGCGGCGTCGCAAGATCCGCACCACGCTCACCTGCCTGACCCTGATCATTTTGACGTTCACCATCATGAGCTTCACCGCCGTGAAAAGCACCCGCCAGGAAGGCGCGGTGAAATATCGCGACGACGCCCCCTATCAGGGCGCGCTGATCAAAAACATCGGCTGGCGCAGCCTGCCGCCAGAGGCCCTGGCCACCGTAAGCGACATGTTCGCTTCCGGCGAAAGCGTCCTGCCCCTGTCGTGGTATGAACTTGCGGACAAAACCCAGCCGGGCATGAGCGAACTGGTTTCCTCCTCCGGGCGGGTGACGGCCCAGGGGGTCATGGGGCTTTCAACGCAGCCGGGCGAGGCCGCGCGCATGGGCCGCATCCTGACGGGCGGGCGCTGGTTTGCGCCGGGCGAGCGCATGGCCGTGATCCTGCCCGAGGGGCTGGCCAAACGTCTGGATGTGGTCCCGCTCTCCCCGGGGCGCGACATGGTGCGCCTTTTCGGCATGGATTTCCGGGTGGTGGGCGTTTTCGGGCAGAATGCCCTGGATGGGGCCACGGATCTCGACGGCGAGACGCTCACCCCGGTGGTTTTCCCCAGCGAGGCGGCCATGGAGGCCACCGAGGCTGAAAAAGAGGCCATGGACTCCGGCGAGGACGTGCGCGCCATGCAAAGCCGCTACCAGCATGTGGACGGCGACGTGACGGTGATCATTCCCCATGACGTGCTGATGGGGCTTGGCGGGTCGCTCAAATCCATTTCCGTGTCCCCCCCGGTCGGCGTATCGGGCGGCCCTGACGGCACTGACGGAATGGACGCCCGGACCCTGGCCTCCAGGCTGGCCGAGCGTTTCGGACTGGCCATCTACGCCGGGGAGCAGAACGGCACCTTCGTCTACCATTCCTCGGATACCTTGAGCTACGCCGGGGTGCCCAACATCATCATCCCGCTGATCATCTCCGTGTGCATCGTGCTCAACACCATGATCGGCAGCGTCTACGAGCGCAAACGGGAGATCGGGGTATACACGGCCGTGGGACTGGCCCCCACCCACGTCTCCTTCCTGTTCATCGCCGAAGCCCTGGCCTTTGCGGTCATCAGCGCCGTCCTGGGATATCTCTTGGCCCAAACCGCGGCCGGACTGTTGTCCGGCACCTCCATATGGGCCGGGATGACCGCCAACTATTCCTCCCTGGCCGGGGTGGCGGCCATGCTCCTGGTCATCGCCGTGGTCCTTTTGTCGGTCATCTATCCCTCCAAGGTGGCTGGGGAGATCGCCATCCCCGACGTCAACCGTTCCTGGACCCTGCCCGAGGCCATTGACGGCGTCATCTCCGTGCATCTGCCGTTTCTCATGCGCATTCGGGAGCAGGAATACGCCGGAGGGTTTTTGTACGACTATTACAAGTCCCACCAGGACATCTCCCACGGCCTTTTTTCCACCGACGACGTCCAGTTCGCCTTCGAATGCCCGTGGGACGTTCCGGACAAGGGGCCGCATCCCGGAGAGATCGACACGGCGTTTCGCGAACTGCGTTCCTGCTTCCGGCTCACGGCCATGGTGTGGCTGGCTCCCTTTGATTTCGGCATCAAGGAGCGCGTGGACATCCTGTTTGTGCCGGACATGAAAAACCCGGGGTTCATGGAAATCCAGGTGACCTTGAGGCGGGTGGCCGGTGAGGCGGGCATGTGGAAGCGCCTGAACAAGGGCTTTTTGGACAATCTGCGCAAACAGCTTCTGGTGTGGCGTTCCCTGGACCCCGAAAACCAGGTGGCCTACGAGGAAAACATCGTCGCCGGGTTTGCCGAGCAGAAAGCGAGGGGGGCATGA
- a CDS encoding ABC transporter ATP-binding protein — translation MDTGHNIVRVSEVTRTFRMGAQVVQALKGVDLSIQAGEYLSIMGPSGSGKSTLFNMIGGLDKPSTGKVYIDEVDIAQLDAYELAWLRNRKIGYIFQTFNLIQVMTALENVTLPMVFAGMSNDESVEKGLELLGLVGLRERHAHKPNELSGGQQQRVAIARSLANTPAIILADEPTGNLDLSTGEEIIALLKHLSSERGVTVISATHDHKMLAVSDRVVWIRDGRIDKIESRDQLNISVGAISSKDA, via the coding sequence ATGGATACGGGACACAACATCGTCCGGGTTTCGGAAGTCACCAGAACCTTTCGGATGGGCGCCCAGGTGGTGCAGGCCCTCAAAGGCGTGGATTTAAGCATCCAGGCCGGGGAATACCTGTCCATCATGGGGCCGTCCGGCTCAGGGAAGAGCACGCTGTTCAACATGATCGGCGGCCTGGACAAACCCTCTACGGGCAAGGTGTACATCGACGAGGTGGACATCGCCCAACTCGACGCCTACGAACTGGCCTGGCTGCGCAACCGGAAAATCGGATATATTTTCCAGACCTTCAATCTCATCCAGGTCATGACCGCCCTGGAGAACGTCACTCTGCCCATGGTCTTCGCCGGCATGTCCAACGACGAGTCCGTGGAGAAGGGGTTGGAGCTTCTGGGATTGGTGGGGCTTCGCGAGCGCCACGCCCACAAGCCCAACGAACTCTCCGGCGGCCAGCAGCAGCGGGTGGCCATCGCCCGGTCCCTGGCCAACACCCCGGCCATCATCCTGGCCGACGAACCCACCGGCAACCTGGATTTGAGCACCGGCGAGGAAATCATCGCCCTGCTCAAGCATTTGAGCAGCGAACGCGGGGTGACGGTCATTTCCGCCACCCACGACCACAAGATGCTGGCCGTCTCCGATCGGGTGGTCTGGATTCGCGACGGCCGCATCGACAAGATCGAGAGTCGCGACCAGCTCAACATCTCCGTGGGCGCCATAAGCTCCAAGGACGCATAG
- a CDS encoding ABC transporter permease encodes MATGKTASAFFDTGGKKISRQVVLPFRKSLEISIKSIKVRFFRSMITVVGLILAVAFLGFVLAGAEVATGLLHSGDPQLRNVLVKAGYDLPAEPPVDADGRALPESVGTGAKERWIVILSLLVCTVGIVNAQLMAVTERFREIGTMKCLGALDSFVLRLFLLEAGMQGFVGALIGAVFGAVAALLAGLARFGLAALVWLPVGGLAISVGAAIVVGFILSLAGVVYPAVVAARMRPIEAMRVQE; translated from the coding sequence ATGGCCACGGGCAAAACCGCCTCCGCCTTCTTCGACACCGGCGGGAAGAAGATTTCCCGTCAGGTCGTCTTGCCCTTTCGCAAGTCTCTGGAAATCAGCATCAAAAGCATCAAGGTGCGTTTTTTTCGGTCCATGATCACCGTGGTCGGGCTCATTTTGGCCGTGGCCTTTCTGGGCTTCGTGCTGGCCGGGGCCGAGGTGGCCACGGGCCTGTTGCATTCCGGCGACCCGCAATTGCGCAATGTTCTGGTCAAGGCCGGTTACGACCTGCCTGCCGAGCCCCCTGTGGACGCCGACGGCCGGGCCCTGCCCGAGAGCGTGGGGACCGGGGCCAAGGAGCGTTGGATCGTCATTTTGTCCCTTCTGGTCTGCACCGTGGGTATCGTCAACGCCCAACTCATGGCCGTGACCGAACGCTTTCGGGAGATCGGCACCATGAAATGCCTGGGGGCCCTGGACAGCTTCGTGCTGCGGCTGTTCCTGCTTGAGGCGGGCATGCAGGGATTCGTTGGGGCGCTCATTGGTGCGGTGTTCGGGGCCGTGGCCGCCCTTTTGGCCGGACTTGCGCGTTTTGGCCTGGCGGCCCTGGTCTGGCTTCCGGTGGGCGGGTTGGCCATATCCGTCGGGGCGGCCATCGTGGTGGGATTCATCTTGAGTCTGGCCGGGGTGGTGTATCCGGCCGTGGTGGCCGCCCGGATGCGGCCCATCGAGGCCATGCGCGTTCAGGAATGA